The stretch of DNA TGCAAGCTGCTGTTGTTCCCGCTAAAGACCAAACGGTACAACCTGCTCGCATTCGCCGGGCTGTTGATTCTCTATCTTGCCATTGCCATTCATTCGAGCGGGGATTGGAAGAACGGCAATTTTGTATCCGCTTCGATCCGCAATTCCGTTGCTCTGCTGACCTTTAATGAAGAAGCGCTGACGGACTATCCTGCGGATATCGAGCGGCAGATCAATACGTCGCAGCAGCTCAAAGACGGCGAATATTTGCTGAACAACCATACAGGGGGCAAAAATATTCTGATGGTCGTCATGGAAGGCATTCCGGGGGCTTATTCACCTGTCAATCAGGAGTTTCTGGACATCTCTAATGATATCAAGATGACCAGCTTGGACAAAATCAAAGACCACAGCCTCATTCTCCCTAACTACATCACCCACAATAATCAGACGATAAGAGGCATGTACTCGCTGGTCAGCGGCGATTATCCCAAATTGGACGCTTCCACACCCAAAGCCTATGAATATTTGCAAAAAGACCCCAGTTACCGGGAAGAGCTTCTTCCCAAACTGCTGAAGCACCGGGGCTATAATACGGCGTTTATCCAGGCGGCGGAGCTGGAGTATATGTCTAAGGGCGATTTCATGACGGCTGCGGGCTTCGATACGGTGATCGGAGGGGAGAGCTTCAAGAATCCGTACGTTCCTTTCGGATGGGGGCCGGATGACAAAGCTTTTTTCGAGCAATCGCAAAAATATATTGATGAACTGAACGGCAAGGGCAAGCCGTGGTTTGCTACGATGCTGACGGTCGGAACGCATCATCCCTACGCTGTGACGGATGATTACGCCAAGCAGTATCCGAGCCGCAAGGCGGCGGCGGTGGCTTATCTGAATGAGGCGCTGTCCGGGTTCATTGATTATATTGATCATTCCAGTTTCGCCAAAGACACGCTGGTGCTGTTCGTCTCCGACGAATCGCATGGGGTGAATGACCAGCCTTACGGCTCGAACTGGGGGATTTTCGCCGCGTATTCACCCGACATTGACGGTCAAGTCATCAACGACGGCATTTACGGGCAGAAGGATATTCTGCTCTCGCTGCTGGATTATGCAGACCCTAACCTGGATGCTTATACGACGGGCCGAAGCGTGTTCCGGAAATATACCGAAGATTCGCCGATCCTGTTTGCCTCCCACTATAATGGCGATATCTTTTATTCGACCGTAAAAGGAACTGTTTATCAGGTGGATAACAGCGGACAGCTTTACAGCCTGACCTCCCAGAATGGGGAGCTGTTCAGCAGCAAGTACGAGAGGACTTCCCTGTCGGACAGTGCGCTGAAAAAGAAAATACTGACCTATAAAAATTACATCGACAAGTCCTCGGCGGGGGATCAAACCATCGTGATTACGAAAAATAAAGACATTCCGCTTGCGGGCGGCGGGGAAACCGTCGTCACCGACGGACAGTTCATCACGCTGCCTGAGGAGTCGTATGTCGACATTCAAGTGGACTATGATGCTTCTTCGATGGCTGCCGCGGATTGGCTTGTTCTTAAATTCGAGGATTACAGCGGCCACAAAAGCGTACGAATGATCGACAAGCAGACCAGCAGCGGAAGAATGACGTTCAGGTTCTACAATGAGAAGGTAGGCTACGGCTACGCCTTCAACCTGAAGACTTCTTTTCATACCAATGATTACTCGGGCGCCGAAAAAGCGATCAAAATCAACAATATCAGCGTGGGATTCTCGAAAACCGTTCCGGAGGCCAGCCCATCACCGGCAGCAAGTCCCGGTTCATCGCCGGCCATCGCGCCAGGGGCAAGCTTCAAGGCGGCTCCCAGCCCGACACCGGCCGCAAGCTCAGGGCCGAAGCATGTGGAGGTCATTGATATGGATGCCGGCAACGAGTAAATAGAGTGAACGGCTTCCATAAGAAAAACTCCGATTGGAGCCACTCCAAGATGTTGCCGAATCCCTCATTCGGGGTTGTTTTTCTTGCAATATCAGGAAGCCTAGTCTTTGAAGACTTTACGTTCTGATAGTATAAAGTAAGGCCCGGGGACGCATCGTCCTCGGGCCTTTGGTCTTTTTTAACGGCGCATACGCATGATCTTTAAACGAACTTCCGCAGCACCTTTTTGCCGTCATAGGAGAAGCATGCCTTTTTGTCTTCGATGACGGTCTCCAGATGGACGGTCTTGCCCCACAGCGAATAAATATGAGGCAGTGTACGTTCCAGGTACTTCAGATCCAGCTCGATGCCCTCATAGCGGTGGACGATGTACAGCTCGCCGTTGCGCTCGAAGTTGCCGTCCTGGACAACCAGATAAGGCGAACCGCCGTTGATGCGGGCCTGCACCAACTGCTCCCTGACATTTTCCCAGGCCTTGTCGGTGATTTTCCATTCTGGGCCTTTCTTCTCGAAGACGTACAAGTCGAGATCCTCGACCAATTCTTTGGTCAGGTAGCTGCGGATGAAGGAAATGTCGGAATCTAGCTCGCGCACCTCGAAGATTTTATCCCGGTCCCAGCGCCGCTCAATATCCTCTATGATCTTCAGGCCCAGATAATACGGGTTCAAGCTCTGACGGGAGGGCTGCACAACCGCGGAATTGAGCTTGGCATACTCGACCGTCTCCTCCGGCGTCAGGTCCAGTTCCCGCATGATGCGCTGATGCCAGTAGGAAGCCCAGCCTTCGTTCATAATCTTCGTCTCCATCTGCGGCCAGAAGTAGAGCATCTCGTCATGCAGCATCGTCATAATGTCGCGCTGCCAGTCCTCAAGCGCAGCGGAGTAATGCTGAATGAACCAGACCACGTCCTTCTCCGGTTCTGGAGGGAAGGGTTTGTGTCCGGCTCCGGATTTCTCGGCGGAGGCTTCGGCGGCCTTGTCGAGCTGCCAAAGCTCCTCATAAGGGTTGGCATCGAGGATGTCCTGTGCCGATTCCCGGCGCTCCTTCAGCCGCCCCTCCACAAGACGGCTATTGCCCGGCTTGCTCTGCCGAATTAGGCTGGGATCGATATGCTCCTGGATGGCCAAAACGGCGTCGATGAAACTCTCGACCGAGTCCGTCCCGTATTTGACGGTGTACTCGGCGATCCGGTCGGCAGTGGCCGACATGCTCTCGACCATATTGCGGTTAGACTCCGAGAAGCGCATATTATTTTTGAAAAAATCACAGTGCGCCAGCACATGGGCGACAATCAGCTTGTTCTGGACCAGAGAGTTGCCGTCAAGCAGGAAGGCGTAGCACGGATTGGAATTGATGACCAATTCGTATATTTTGCTCAGCCCGAAATCATACTGGGATTTCATTTTGTGAAACGTCTTTCCGAAGCTCCAATGACCGAAACGGGTCGGCATTCCGTAAGCCCCGAACGTGTAGATAATATCGGCGGGGCAAATTTCGTAGCGCATGGGGTAGAAATCCAGGCCGAACCCGGAAGCGATTTCCGTAATCTCGGCTATAGCCTTCTCAAGCGCCTGTATCTCATCGCTGGGCATGTACCCATCTCCTTTCCACCTGTGAATCCTGTTAGCGGCAGAGCCGTTCACAAGATGTATATGCTGGAAGAAGGAGACTATGCCTATCAGAGCAGGCGAATACAAGATAACCTAACAATAAATGTATGATTATTGTTAGGTTTATTCATCGTCAGGATCTATTCCCCA from Paenibacillus sophorae encodes:
- a CDS encoding SpoVR family protein, with translation MPSDEIQALEKAIAEITEIASGFGLDFYPMRYEICPADIIYTFGAYGMPTRFGHWSFGKTFHKMKSQYDFGLSKIYELVINSNPCYAFLLDGNSLVQNKLIVAHVLAHCDFFKNNMRFSESNRNMVESMSATADRIAEYTVKYGTDSVESFIDAVLAIQEHIDPSLIRQSKPGNSRLVEGRLKERRESAQDILDANPYEELWQLDKAAEASAEKSGAGHKPFPPEPEKDVVWFIQHYSAALEDWQRDIMTMLHDEMLYFWPQMETKIMNEGWASYWHQRIMRELDLTPEETVEYAKLNSAVVQPSRQSLNPYYLGLKIIEDIERRWDRDKIFEVRELDSDISFIRSYLTKELVEDLDLYVFEKKGPEWKITDKAWENVREQLVQARINGGSPYLVVQDGNFERNGELYIVHRYEGIELDLKYLERTLPHIYSLWGKTVHLETVIEDKKACFSYDGKKVLRKFV
- a CDS encoding LTA synthase family protein; the encoded protein is MGFTTLYAPTLKDIGIGILILLVFYTLSKVNLIASFVLAVVLGVFHLANVEYIYALDHVVNLKDITMASDKEFIAGTLFHVSFPVYSILLMASLMASIFFLCKLLLFPLKTKRYNLLAFAGLLILYLAIAIHSSGDWKNGNFVSASIRNSVALLTFNEEALTDYPADIERQINTSQQLKDGEYLLNNHTGGKNILMVVMEGIPGAYSPVNQEFLDISNDIKMTSLDKIKDHSLILPNYITHNNQTIRGMYSLVSGDYPKLDASTPKAYEYLQKDPSYREELLPKLLKHRGYNTAFIQAAELEYMSKGDFMTAAGFDTVIGGESFKNPYVPFGWGPDDKAFFEQSQKYIDELNGKGKPWFATMLTVGTHHPYAVTDDYAKQYPSRKAAAVAYLNEALSGFIDYIDHSSFAKDTLVLFVSDESHGVNDQPYGSNWGIFAAYSPDIDGQVINDGIYGQKDILLSLLDYADPNLDAYTTGRSVFRKYTEDSPILFASHYNGDIFYSTVKGTVYQVDNSGQLYSLTSQNGELFSSKYERTSLSDSALKKKILTYKNYIDKSSAGDQTIVITKNKDIPLAGGGETVVTDGQFITLPEESYVDIQVDYDASSMAAADWLVLKFEDYSGHKSVRMIDKQTSSGRMTFRFYNEKVGYGYAFNLKTSFHTNDYSGAEKAIKINNISVGFSKTVPEASPSPAASPGSSPAIAPGASFKAAPSPTPAASSGPKHVEVIDMDAGNE